The genomic DNA ACCTCGCACGACATCGCCTCCAGCGCCGACAGACCGAAGGACTCGGTCTCGGAGGGCAGCAGAAACAGGTCGGCCCCGGCGAGGATCTGCTCGACCAGAGGAATATTGCCGACAAAGGTGATCTCGTCGCAGGTATCGCAGTCGCGGCAATGACGCTCGACCTTGGCCCGGTCGGGGCCGTCGCCCACCAAAAGCAGCCTCACCGGCAGCTCGCGTCGCACGCGGTGAAACACCTCGACTACATCGAGGACCCGTTTGACCGGACGGAAGTTCGAAATGTGAACGATCAGCTTCTCGTCACCCCGGGCCCAGCTGCGCGCGCCCCCGCCCATGCGCGCGCGGTCGAAGCGCTCGGGCTCGATGAAGTTGGGTACCACGGTGATGTCGTTGCGCACGCCGAGCTGTTCCACCGTCGAGGTTTTGAGAGCTTCCGAGACCGCGGTCACCGCGTCGCTCTTCTCGATGCCGAAGCGTGTCGTCTCCAGGTAGTTCGGATCATTGCCGATCAGGGTGATGTCGGTCCCGTGAAGAGTCGTCACTACCGGCAGCGGCTGCGGCTCGAGGATCTCGCGTGCCAGCACCGCGGATACCGCATTGGGCACGGCATAGTGAACGTGCACAAGATCGAGCAGGTTGTGCCGCGCCACTTCGACCATCTTCGTCGCCAACGCCAGCGAGTACGGCGGATAGTCGAACAGCGGGTAGTGCGGAACTACAACCTCGTGAAAGGTCAGCCGCGATTCGACGAGGTCGAGTCGAAAGGGCAAAGCGTAGCTGATGACATGAACCTCGTCGCCGCTCGCGGCGAGTGCCATGGCGAGCTCGGTCGCCACCACTCCCGAGCCGCCGAAGGTCGGATAGCAGCTGATGCCGATCTTCAACGCAAGCCTCCGGGCAGAAGAGCGAGCGGATCGGAGACCGCGAGCGGCAGACGGCTCGTGAACGGCTCGCCGAACTCGGCACCGATCAAGAGCCCGAAGTGGCGCGCCCTGCCTTCGACGGCGAGCCAGTACTCGGGCGAAGATACTTTGGTCTCGGTCTGGCGCGGCCGCTGATCACTCCGCGGTCCCGAGCTCTGATAAAGCTGAGTCTCGTAGCAGGCCAGCGCGGCCATCTTCTTGGCCCACACGTCGGTCACGTCGACGATGAACCGGGGCTCGAACGTGTCGTGAAGCATGTAGTGAAATACGGCGGCCGGCCGATGGGGTTCACCCCATTCGGGCTTCCCCCGCTTGGCCAGGCCGGCGTAGAAGCACGCCGCCTCGACCAGGCGATGGGCGCG from bacterium includes the following:
- the bshA gene encoding N-acetyl-alpha-D-glucosaminyl L-malate synthase BshA, with the translated sequence MKIGISCYPTFGGSGVVATELAMALAASGDEVHVISYALPFRLDLVESRLTFHEVVVPHYPLFDYPPYSLALATKMVEVARHNLLDLVHVHYAVPNAVSAVLAREILEPQPLPVVTTLHGTDITLIGNDPNYLETTRFGIEKSDAVTAVSEALKTSTVEQLGVRNDITVVPNFIEPERFDRARMGGGARSWARGDEKLIVHISNFRPVKRVLDVVEVFHRVRRELPVRLLLVGDGPDRAKVERHCRDCDTCDEITFVGNIPLVEQILAGADLFLLPSETESFGLSALEAMSCEVPVITTNVGGLPEVVDDGETGLLFPVGDVEAMASGAVELLRDDERRLAMGRLGRERAVGRFSEDRVVELYRDVYSTVLSR
- the bshB1 gene encoding bacillithiol biosynthesis deacetylase BshB1, with translation MTLDLLAISPHPDDVELACGGTLARVATAGGRVGLLHLTRGEAGTRGTVEEREREAECAAEALGAVAVEFLDCGDGALRTGVEEEDALIELLRRLRPELVLCPPASDRHPDHGRAHRLVEAACFYAGLAKRGKPEWGEPHRPAAVFHYMLHDTFEPRFIVDVTDVWAKKMAALACYETQLYQSSGPRSDQRPRQTETKVSSPEYWLAVEGRARHFGLLIGAEFGEPFTSRLPLAVSDPLALLPGGLR